The following are from one region of the Halomonas qaidamensis genome:
- the waaA gene encoding lipid IV(A) 3-deoxy-D-manno-octulosonic acid transferase produces the protein MASSMWPRLLYSAALYVLSPLIGWRIWREQVLTYSRLQRLGMRLGTLPPAPRIWLHCASVGEVRSARPLIEGLLARYPQHSLLLTTMTATGAQQVQAIASEQTATDQVRLAHCFLPLDFPGAAKRFITRVQPTLAILFETELWPNLLHACHQQAVPVAVVNGRLSPRAFARYQRLRPLMAGALANVTWLAAKSAQDAERFQALGCRAEVTCVVGSLKFEIPSQEKTLKKSEHLLQNWSARPVWVAGSTRDGEEALLLKAHRQLLKRFPTALLVLVPRHPQRFDDVAKLCAQSGWVLSRRSQQEAVTPQTQVYLGDTLGELAMLYAAGSVAYVGGSLVPVGGHNVLEPAALGKPVLCGSSLENFSDVAEPLIAAGALSVVETPDALADALAELLANPQHAQHIGHVGRDVVETHRGALARTLDGLSQWLT, from the coding sequence ATGGCGTCATCGATGTGGCCGAGGCTGCTCTATTCAGCGGCGCTCTATGTTTTGTCTCCGTTGATTGGCTGGCGCATCTGGCGTGAGCAAGTGCTTACTTACTCGCGCTTACAGCGACTTGGGATGCGTTTGGGTACGCTTCCCCCAGCGCCGCGAATTTGGTTGCACTGTGCTTCGGTGGGGGAAGTACGTTCTGCCCGACCCCTAATAGAGGGTTTGCTGGCGCGTTACCCTCAGCACAGCCTGCTGCTGACCACAATGACTGCGACGGGTGCCCAGCAGGTTCAGGCGATCGCCAGTGAACAAACCGCAACGGACCAAGTACGGCTTGCTCACTGCTTCCTCCCTTTAGATTTTCCGGGAGCGGCCAAGCGCTTTATTACCCGCGTGCAACCCACTCTTGCCATTCTGTTTGAAACCGAGCTGTGGCCCAACTTGCTGCATGCTTGCCACCAACAAGCAGTACCTGTCGCGGTAGTGAACGGGCGGCTATCGCCGCGAGCCTTTGCACGCTATCAGCGGCTGCGTCCGCTAATGGCTGGCGCTTTGGCTAACGTTACGTGGTTAGCTGCTAAATCGGCGCAAGATGCTGAGCGTTTTCAAGCACTGGGTTGTCGCGCAGAAGTAACCTGTGTCGTTGGTTCGTTAAAATTTGAGATACCTTCTCAAGAAAAAACTCTAAAGAAGAGTGAGCACTTACTTCAAAACTGGAGCGCACGCCCTGTATGGGTGGCGGGCTCCACCCGTGACGGGGAAGAAGCACTGCTCTTGAAGGCCCACCGCCAGCTGTTGAAGCGCTTTCCAACTGCGTTATTGGTATTGGTGCCGCGTCATCCGCAGCGTTTTGACGACGTAGCCAAGCTGTGTGCCCAGAGCGGCTGGGTACTAAGCCGTCGCAGCCAGCAAGAGGCCGTGACGCCGCAAACGCAGGTCTACCTGGGGGATACGCTAGGAGAGTTGGCAATGCTCTATGCAGCGGGCAGTGTGGCTTATGTCGGTGGCAGTTTAGTACCCGTTGGTGGCCACAATGTGTTGGAGCCGGCGGCGTTGGGTAAGCCGGTACTCTGCGGCTCCTCGCTTGAGAATTTTAGCGATGTAGCTGAGCCGCTGATAGCAGCAGGCGCATTAAGCGTGGTGGAAACACCGGATGCCTTGGCTGATGCGCTAGCCGAGTTATTGGCAAACCCACAACATGCCCAGCACATTGGGCATGTTGGGCGAGATGTCGTTGAAACCCACCGAGGCGCGCTGGCGCGCACGTTAGATGGGCTCAGTCAGTGGCTAACGTAA